The following DNA comes from Sparus aurata chromosome 3, fSpaAur1.1, whole genome shotgun sequence.
cggagaaaaaaaaaaggacagagctTTCATATGCAAGTAAAGAGCCCGTGAGAAGCTTTGCATACAGAGCTCTAATCATCGGGACAACCAAGCAAGCACATCTGTTGAGGTATCTGCTACATCTTAGCTGAACCCTAGTCCCTACACCCCTAGTTTCAAGGGCAGTAAAAGTGGACCAAATAAAGTCTCAATTTTCTTCTTCATACAACTACAACTGGTATATCTTTAACTAAAGTCAGTAAATTCAGTAGGCAGGCACATGTTAAAATTCTGTTTTACAGCTTTGGTTAtgttcgtaaaaaaaaaaaatgtgatttgacCTTAACTGCGCTGATGTAGAAACTTTTTCCTCTAGTGCCTGTTGAGGAACAACAACCCTGGTCTCCTCCAGTGTGTTATGTGGTCTAGGGCTCGTTTCAGGACAGGGCGGTTAAATATTACATCTccacctttttttctccctcctcccgaTGTGCAAATTGCAAGATTAACTCCTAAGTACGACTCCAAGTAGAAACACTGGACATTTAGCACTGTCTATATATCAAATGAGTACATCCTTTTCCTATACACAGTATACATACAATCatacacagactcacacacgtacacaaacaCGCCGCCAGAGCACTTTCCGTGCAACTGTACTGTTCTCAGTGTGCATTCACTTACTGAAATGTCAGTCAACTAGTGTCTTTGCAGGAGGGACAATACACACCAAAATCATTCATCTGCTCATCAACAAATACAGTACATATTACAGGTCATTGGGTTTCAGGGAAGGTCTgtactgttttgtgtttgtgtaagcgcgtgtgtgtgtatggacaGGACACAGACCGGCATCATGCACACTCTAGCACACGCACACTTACATTACAAATATATGACACCCTTCAAAACATCATTGGGATAtttcaaagccttttttttccttgttgatTCTCATGCCAGATCTCAAAACTTTCAAAACACATTCCAATACTTTTCCCCTAACTTTTTGCATGGTTCGCTGGCTATACGAGCGCACACACTTTAAAACCCATGACATTTTCTAATTCCTTTTGTCGCCgttatttatcaattttaaatttttttttatctctaaCCATCTACTGACTGGAATTTCTCTCCATAACAACCATCCCTTTCTTTGTGATCCCATGGCACATCCACTCCCACGACCCCCTTCACTTTCCCAAAAGCTTCACCTTTCCAAAGTGCTGCTGCTACTTTCCACCCTCGTCTAAatttaaaaagtctaaaaagaAACATACAGTACTGCTTAAAAAGAGacaacaaatttttttttttttgtcggcTGTATGGTGAGTGTGACAGGTGTGTTAAGTGCTTTGAAACATCCTGACCCTCTCAGAACTGACATGCAAGACTCTCTCGGTTCCTCTCACACAGCCTCTCtctgtaaaaaaatataaagaaattcATCAAAAAACGATTGTATTCATTGTATGAAGTCTTCCTCTTAACGTTTCGTTTTAAAGTGAAGTTCGCCAACCCAGTGTGTTTGCACTTGTATGTGTTAGGTTAGGGTatctcacatttatacattaACATTGACCCACCGAGGTTCGATCTAGGACTAAATTACCCCTGATTAAGGTTTTTGACAATCATTGAAAACAACTATCCGATGAGATAGAAGACgtggggttaaaaaaaaaaaaaaaaagaacgaaaagaaagaaaatttaAATGCTGAAGATGAGAGTAAAGACTCCACCGTCATCAAACTGAACAGAGTACGTTTTGTTCCCTCTCTATTGTGCGGCCCACTGGCACTGCCAGTGATGTATATGAAGATGGACGACGCTGCTCTACTTCATCCCACTGTACAAAAAAGAAGACATCTGAAGCCGGGGGGACTGCACTGTAGTGATGGGGCTTTAGTGATACCACCTTTTTATGCCATGAATTAACTAATTAAAACCAAAACTTATGACTTGGCGTGATAACCATTTATCTGACACATACTTTGAGTTTTTAGTTTGGCCCTTGTCCCATCGGCTAACATGGAGAGGTcaggatcttttttttaaaacctatACTGCAGCTGGCCACCAGGGGGTGCTCATGACATTTTAGCAACACCTTTGGTGATTTATCAGCTGCTGTTTTCTAGGTTGCAAGTCTCATAAACTTTGGGAATCTTACAAATGATCATTACACTGCTTCATGATTGATCAGCGACTGAAAAGGTGAAGCAGAGTGACAATCTGCAGGGACATCAGGctatatttcaaggtaaaacaacacattttaacaccTGTTTGTTAACAATGGCATTCAACCATTTCCTGGCTAGCGTTACCGTTTGATTACAAGAGATATTTTGGAATTAATCTACGTCTTTCCTATTGTATTGTTATACTGCAAAACAGTGTGGTTAGCAAGGAAGTAGCTGAATGCTAAGCTTAGCTGTTCTCTAACAGAAGCTAATGTAAATGAgttatcaaatgtttttgtcgTTTGTAATATGGCACCATTTTCTCCAGATCCACAGTCTACTGTCATGTCAGCCGCTGAATAATCAGGAGGCAATAAATGATAACAATTGGTCAGATTCCctacaaaaacagcagcatcacatctgagcttcccaccctgagcgtgacatcagaggaaaatggctgccatgtgagTATGGTCTATGTCGTCcatctttatatacagtcaacTGGCGCCACTTAATAACATCACTGGTCAGGCCTGGCACACCCTGATGACACTGTGAAAAGCACATAGTACGTTTTAGAATAAAGAGATTTTCCAACTCCAATTCTGATTCCACTGATGAAACATTTCATGATTTAGCCATAAATCCTCCATGCTCAGGTTCAGCTGATGTTCTATCACCCCTGTGGCTCACTGTGTGAAAACCACTGGCTTGGCAAGAGTTGGTGAGAAAAAGTGTTTTCATCTGGACAGCATCTCTTGCAGAGCACAGGGGGGCAGAGTCACTGTCAAGAAGCTAACCGTAAGCTAATTCAATTTAAGATTTACATAATGTGCACTGCCAGCCAAGTGGCGCCATCAAGCACTGCTACCGTGGGCCACACAGCCACCAATTAACATTTAGCACACTCCACAAATCCCTCACCATAAGTCATCTCGTGAAAACCACCAAAACGGCACCGATTGCTTGTGTGATATCAAATccatctataaaaaaaaaaagtgttaaaaactACATGGACTTAATGTAAGATGAAACCATGTAGGGTAAGTTTACCTCTACAGTACAGTATTCaagatagaaaaataaaaacagaaacaaaactttaaaatcaagacaaatgaaacattaatgtgggcattcatgtttttttttttttgtagaatccttttatgttttttcttccaGATCCCAATGGTTATTTAACAATCCTGCTAGCCTTCACTTGCCAATATTCGACCTTCCCTCAATACTGACTTTCACCTCATGAGGGATGAAGGAAGGTTTGGGCAGGGTCAAGGGCGGCTCCTCCTCTGATTTTTCTACTTTCCGACCTTCGGGGGCAGACCATCTCCTCTTTCTACCCCCTGATGGCTTACTGGAGCCAGCATCAGCGCTGTTGACCACCTGACCTTTAGAAACTCTTTCCCCAAACATGAGATCTCCATTTTCCACATTGTTGCCCCTTCCACTCCCATTCCCACTTCCACCCTCCCCTCGCTGGCTGATGCCGTTTTCCCACTCGCCGTGCCTGGAGCCTCCTCCACTGCAGCTTTGGGGAGCGTCTGAGACAGCTCTGTGGGGTTTGAGGTGGCTGGAGGCTGGGACAGACGCAGGGGTGGCCAGTTCCAGGGGCTGAGTCTTCTTAAGAGAGCCATTCCTCAGGTTCTTGAGGGTGAGTGAAATACAAACATCACCCACAGAAAGCTTGGTGCAAGGCAGCTCCAGGAGCTGGGTGGTCCGGTCAGGGCAGCATGAAGACCAGCCTTGGCCAAAGACGAAGAAGGGGTACTCAACCAACACCTCCACACTCACCTGAAGGAGAGGGAATGATGGAAAGACATATCAGCACATATACACATCGGTACCCTACAGAACCTAAACAGACTCAAAAATAACCCTCAAAAACAAGCTTATCTGCTTCGTCAGGACTGTGATTAGATAAGATATGGTTGACAGTCACAACTGACAAACTGTCACCACATTGGGGTTCAAATATCACTGGCCCTAACTGGACAGCAAGATGCCTGTTTTGAGGtctgttttgaaaatataaGAAGTAGGAAGCACAGCTATTTAAGTAAAAAGCTGTcggaaaaataaatacttgagTACTTTAACAAAGTATTTTCATAGTGAGTACAGTTAATTACCTCCCACCTCTGCATTGAAGCCCATTCTTCCCCACAAAACATGCAGACATCTCTCATGTCACCTACTCAGAACTGTTCTAACTTAGAACAGCAGAgaagcgtgtgtttgtgttcatgcacAAGGACAGAGAGATGGCTGCGTCAAAAGCGACAAGGATGGTATTTTTTTTGGTCTAAATTTAGCTGAATGAAAAGACATTTTGTAACATCCTTAAAATCAGCATGACAATTATGTAATAACTCTGATGGGGCTGTTAGAGGCACAGCTGGATATTAGTGGCGTAGCTTTTTGGAAAGGAAATACAATTCCCCCTTGGAAGAAATGTCTTAGTGACAAAAAGGGGCAATAATCTACAAATTAAGCCTTGTGATCCATTACAGAAAATCAGTAAAGATTCACGTAATGGAATAAATTCTTCCGTCTGAATTCCGTATTCAATTCTGCACTGTAACCTGCATTATCATTTGTATGTATGACAGAATGAAGAGATTCCTCGGCGAGTGTTATGAGATATGACTGGGCGGAGAGAAACAAACctgaagagaaagaagatgAAGTGAGGGCATAACTGAAATATCGCAGAGAGAATGAGAAGGTGGGAGTGGAGGAAGTTACTGACATGGAGATGAAAAAGCGAGATTACAAAGGGAGGGTGGGTTGAACAAGAAGAGGAGTGAGGAAGTGAGTGTGAAAGAGAACAATGTCAAGAACGATGCGAAGTGTAAGATGTATCAAACACCCTCTCAAAGCAAACGTCAGGCAATATTTTCCCTCCCGTATTATATAATTTTTGACTTCTCCGAGTGAGTCCTCCGAGTGTGGACTCAAAGCTGCTACCACCTCTCAGgatgggaataaaaaaaaaaaaaaaaaaaaaagtaagaagaGCCACTGATGGAGTACAAGAGAGAAAGATAAGTCTTTGAAAGATTGTCAGCTTTTGTGGGGTACAGTATCAAAGAGCAGCCGGGGGCGGGAGAGATGGTTAGAGATGCGCTGTGTGGGTGGACGAGTCACAGCGTGGACAGATGAAATAGATTAACTGGCTTTAACGCGCACCCTCAAAGACAGTGAGAAGGctgcgtgtgtgcatgcgtgagtgtgtgcaagtgtgtttgAAGGAGTTCGGTGGAACCAGAGGCAGAAAATAGAAGGATAAATTGTAGCATGGTATTAGATGCTTGGAGATTGCCGAGAGATCGAAGTTTGAAGAGGGAGGGTTCGATGTCAGAGTACAAAACATTATCTGGGAGCTTGTAACCTGAGTCCTATTCTAAATCGGCGCATCAGGTATTTTACAGGAAATCAACAAATACTTCAAAGTATATCATATGGCAGTAGAAACGTGGTACTGTATCAGTGCACTAATGTTCCTGGCTTTGCTGAATACTTGAAAGAAAACCTGATGAGTCGACTCCAACAGTCGAATCTTTGAACTTTCAATAGAGCCCGTTACCAGAAAGTGCCAACGTGACATGCTGACATACATGACAACCATCCAAGTACACTGAACTAAATCACAGAGGGAATAGCAGAGTCCTGTGAGATTATAGAGTCATTGATAAGGGAGCGGCTCAATTCAATACTTGCCATTCAACATTAATAACACCAGCTATAGAGTGTACATGAAAGCCTTCTTAGGGAACTCGCTTGGCATTGCATTGTGCTTATGATTTTAGGATggagtttaaaaaaactgaaaacatacaGTAAAACCAAGCTAAAAAAAACTAACCCATAATGAAAAGATTGTGAAAGATTGTTCTCACTTAAACTTTTGTTGTCCAGCTAATCGTTTAAGTTGGAAAAAAGTTATAATAGGTCCTGATAGAAGCTACCGCAGATAAAACGTATTATCTTTGTAAAATCCCACTAAGAAAATGCATTTATGGAATAGTTTTACTCTCTTATACTATATATAAGACAGTTAAAATAGACACAACTGAAACCTCATGTCTGTGCAATAACAATAGACGCTGCACTGGCAGTCAATTGGCTTTAGCACAAAGACTGCTAGCGAGAGGACTCAGCATCTTCTGTTTCTTTTACCTTAAATTGTGCCTGTATTATGTGTTTTGCTTATGTTCTGATTCCTGTTTGCCATTTGTACTGTTGATGCAGTAAAAAGTAATTCTAGAAAGTTACGCTTGTGTTTATTGAAGGGCTTGACATTGTTAGCTAACGGCTACTCATTGCAATGACAGTATAAACACTTCTATTTGGGTAAGGATTGAACAAACATGGTTAAATCCTGTTTAAGGCAAGCTAGTAGACGTGTTTTCCAACCTTGAACAGAGCCAGGCTCTGCTGTCCATGCCAAACTAAGCTGTTTGCTGATAAAGTCCATTATTAATGCACAGACACAAGTATGATATCAATCTAAGTTGTCCCGTCTCTCACCTGTGCACGATGTTCACCAACAGAAAACTGAACCACAGCGAAGTTTGGTGAGGTGTGGCTCCCTTCAATGCGCTCCACCGTGGACGAGTCGATCTTCAGCTCACTGCTGATCTCAGCACTCTGGATGAAGTCCTCTGTCTTCAGGTCCTCCACGCGTTTCAGCTCCCCATCAGCCAGCTGGATGATGGAGCCCTTGATGAAATATGGGGGGAGTGATGGGGGCGCCACCGTACTGGAttgaggagaaggagcagaaggagcGACCAACCCTGGTGGAGCAGGAACAATGGGCAGATGAAGCTGGGCTTGGACCACTGCACCTGAAGCGGCCTGGTGATACGAGCCAGTGGAGGTTTCCAGAGTCTCTCCTTTGGGGGCAGTGGCAgcgatgtatgtgtgtgggagtgtggtAGGAAAAGTTGTTGCATGGGTGGATGAAGTTATGTTGGAGGTTACAGGTTCCAATGTCGTTACTCCACCTCCACTTACAGGGATGATGACCGGTTGGGCGCCAGGAATGAGTAAGTGTTGCTGTAAGCTGGTGTGGTAGCTGATTGGCGTATGCTGGCTCCCATTGCCCCCCGCGATGTAACCAATGATAGGCGGCTGTGGGTAGATACTGGTGGAGGGAAGCCCCATTGACAGCGACTCTGTAGCATTGTGGGTGGTCTGGATAACGGTCTGGGGTGACAGTGTGCTGACAGCAGCTTTCAGGCTGTTGACACTTAAAGGGGGTGGAAAATT
Coding sequences within:
- the atxn1a gene encoding ataxin-1a → MKSNQERSNECLPPKKREIPSCTLPSENRTPIMPPATDSQRTENMAWLASVAGGNESGMGGHRSSSQSDGPQYKSIFSTSDPSSSSSSSLRLVSSLPTVYTSPLSQSTVGGTVHYTQLPPNLQFIASPYTAPYTGYISPQLLPPPPPPPPLSSSSLAVQRPSHTETVCAPSHVSKHDQQRASIERTSMPPPPTDLAPHHVQMSTSPRTVPSPHHQGGIHLPPHSLHHHHTLGHGMSQVVVQYSDGHTRKEEVNSRPRELHNGELERGRRFGVSPESSLSKHGSKSRDITSSLSSYEARQLVMPSEYSTHDPSGLRTSVMLMPNSHGDHQMVPPRASPEKLTTSAPTHLEKGGIILGKPVNRTSSCSNTTSSFNFPPPLSVNSLKAAVSTLSPQTVIQTTHNATESLSMGLPSTSIYPQPPIIGYIAGGNGSQHTPISYHTSLQQHLLIPGAQPVIIPVSGGGVTTLEPVTSNITSSTHATTFPTTLPHTYIAATAPKGETLETSTGSYHQAASGAVVQAQLHLPIVPAPPGLVAPSAPSPQSSTVAPPSLPPYFIKGSIIQLADGELKRVEDLKTEDFIQSAEISSELKIDSSTVERIEGSHTSPNFAVVQFSVGEHRAQVSVEVLVEYPFFVFGQGWSSCCPDRTTQLLELPCTKLSVGDVCISLTLKNLRNGSLKKTQPLELATPASVPASSHLKPHRAVSDAPQSCSGGGSRHGEWENGISQRGEGGSGNGSGRGNNVENGDLMFGERVSKGQVVNSADAGSSKPSGGRKRRWSAPEGRKVEKSEEEPPLTLPKPSFIPHEVKVSIEGRSNIGK